Proteins encoded together in one Microcaecilia unicolor chromosome 3, aMicUni1.1, whole genome shotgun sequence window:
- the LOC115464199 gene encoding oocyte zinc finger protein XlCOF6.1-like codes for MNDPTMSLPVVTSVFSLSIKQEEDLPFLDNPESETSELINLPVTGSPNVKPEILIRFKEQGFSTEPQELEERGNLPNADTCEQLYETDEGFRNNSKTMRLCSSQQREEWKHKDPSKDSPDPSADYIGDTANQDKLLNCSECDKCLGHEGKIQQHKTAHAGNCPRNKPFKCSECDKCFSRKAKLQQHKMTHTGHKPFKCSECDKYFRWKQSLQRHEITHTLEKPFICSQCNKCFNQKGNLQRHKMTHTGVKPFKCFQCDKCFSQKSKMLQHTMIHTGLKPFKCFECNKCFSQKSKLQRHKMTHVKWAGTA; via the exons atgaaTGACCCCACCAtga GCCTTCCAGTTGTAACGTCTGTGTTCTCACTGAgcattaaacaagaggaagatctccccttCCTGGATAATCCTGAATCAGAGACATCTGAACTGATTAACCTACCTGTAACAG GATCGCCCAATGTCAAACCTGAAATCTTAATCCGATTTAAGGAACAGGGATTCAGCACTGAGCCCCAGGAACTTGAGGAAAGAGGAAACCTGCCCAACGCGGACACATGCGAACAACTGTATGAAACAG ATGAAGGATTTAGGAATAATAGTAAGACAATGAGATTGTGCAGCAGTCAGCAGAGGGAGGAATGGAAACACAAAGATCCCTCAAAAGACAGCCCAGATCCTTCAGCTGACT ACATTGGAGACACTGCCAACCAAGACAAACTACTTAATtgctctgaatgtgataaatgtttgggTCATGAAGGCAAGATACAGCAGCATAAGACGGCACATGCAGGAAATTGCCCCCGaaacaaaccatttaaatgttctgaatgcgaTAAATGTTTCAGTCGAAAAGCCAAACTGCAACAGCATAAAATGACTCACACGGGGCATAAAccctttaaatgttctgaatgtgataaatatttCAGGTGGAAACAGAGCCTACAACGGCATGAAATCACCCACACACTAGAGAAGCCATTTATATGCTCTCAATGTAATAAATGTTTCAATCAGAAAGGCAACCTGCAACGGCATAAAATGACTCATACTGGGGTGAAACCTTTTAAATGTTTTCAATGTGATAAGTGTttcagtcaaaaaagcaaaatgctacaGCATACAATGATTCACACGGGGTTGAAACCttttaaatgttttgaatgtAATAAGTGTTTCAGTCAAAAAAGTAAACTGCAACGACATAAAATGACACATGTAAAGTGGGCTGGGACTGCATAA